A region of Odocoileus virginianus isolate 20LAN1187 ecotype Illinois chromosome 11, Ovbor_1.2, whole genome shotgun sequence DNA encodes the following proteins:
- the LOC139037415 gene encoding uncharacterized protein isoform X1: MGCNLVQFRTADSTGFRAARDACAQVPEFRGTLGNTWLSPSCLDPGTPHLQDRPSSRRLCRASGDEEPAQITVWKWPDIMINRARPVWTPARFPATIKEPACNACPTYPPALQIWDGSLTQTAERLKTTISPFSYPRRPRFFNPFLASKTKSLPGAIASPPGTLLTRTPYSIDAHASFGTEIASPQTHRDILGFTAVLTKQNTVCWCGGNIFLNELELYAIWRKSKVCGKISCKPCRRLYWFLMMQFFKRLSLSRTHTHTHIHSLPETHSARHVYHSIAEKPRFAGDVITYKISPLWATFSIT, from the exons ATGGGCTGTAATTTAGTTCAATTCAGAACTGCAGATAGTACAGGCTTCAGAGCAGCCAGAGATGCCTGTGCACAAGTGCCTGAGTTCCGAGGGACTTTGGGAAACACTTGGCTGTCCCCCTCCTGCCTGGACCCCGGGACTCCGCACCTGCAGGACAGACCGTCCAGCCGCCGCCTCTGCCGTGCCTCCGGGGACGAGGAACCAGCACAGATAACCGTTTGGAAATG GCCAGACATAATGATCAACAGAGCCCGGCCTGTCTGGACCCCAGCCAGGTTCCCCGCTACAATCAAGGAGCCTGCGTGCAATGCATGCCCGACCTATCCCCCTGCTCTGCAGATCTGGGATGGAAGTCTTACACAGACTgcggaaagattaaagacaacaATATCCCCTTTCTCCTACCCCAGACGGCCTCGATTTTTTAACCCCTTCCTTGCCTCCAAAACCAAGAGTCTTCCCGGAGCCATTGCATCTCCCCCGGGGACCCTTCTAACTCGCACACCCTATTCCATAGACGCCCACGCCTCATTTGGTACAGAAATCGCATCTCCACAGACCCACCGGGATATTTTAGGATTCACAGCGGTGCTCACAAAACAAAACACGGTTTGCTGGTGCGGGGGAAACATATTTCTGAATGAACTTGAGCTCTATGCAATCTGGAGAAAGTCAAAGGTCTGTGGAAAGATTTCTTGCAAACCTTGTAGAAGGTTATACTGGTTTCTGATGATGCAGTTCTTTAAACGTCTCTCTCTctcacgcacgcacacacacacacacattcactcactCCCAGAGACACACTCAGCCAGGCACGTATATCATTCTATCGCAGAGAAACCCAGGTTTGCTGGTGATGTCATCACATATAAAATTTCGCCTTTGTGGGCAACATTTTCAATCACCTAA